TACAGTTGAGCTGCATAACATAGAGAAACGATTAATCCAAGATTGCAATCTCCTTCAACTGCGTTTGTTGAACGTGGACAGGTGAGTCGTGGACAGGTGAGTGGTGCGCAAGTGGCCAAGTTGCAACACCATGGATCTACAGTGAGGGATTGTAGTTGGCACCCGACCTACCCGGTGTTGGTTAGCTCGTCGTGGGATGGTGAAGTGGTGAAGTGGGAGTTCCCTGGAAATGGAGAGTCAACAATCAGCCACACCAAATAATATGATGATgcaaattcaataatttgttGTATATAGCAGATTCAAATCATAATACAGTAGTACTGAAAATGATACAAAGTAGTAAAACGAGTAATTTCATCACATCATATACTCTCCAAATCAAACTTAATTGATTGCAAAACAAGTTTCCATCCTATTGGCAAGTTTTTCAAATCATTTTCGAgtagattttttttcacttcattGTCAGGCATATTCCAATCGAAACACTTCCATTTGGACGTCGTTTACCCAAAAAAGAAAGCTAAGAAATAAGGGAAGtcacattatttttcttctcttgtaAATGTATGAATGTCTGGAACAACAAAATAAGTCGTTGAATGTTCATTACATGCCCAAACTcaacaaaaagaaatggaTGAATAAATCCACCAAAAATAGGACATGAGCATCTGTGCCCTTGAGAGCGACGCACTGTCTGGAGGAGCACATGGATGCCGTAGTTGTAATTCAAAGAGAGAGACGAGTAGAACAACACAAatacagagagagagagagagttgaacCAATTCACACGGAACAAGATTAGTAAAAGAAGCATATAATGAGCTTCTTCAACTATTACCATGATCACAAAAGAAGtcagtttttttttacataactAGCACccatcacatttttggtacagTTTTCCTTATCTCAAGCCCTTcatctatctatatataccTCCATAAGCCATGCACCGTCACGTTGGAAAATCTGGTGCTCGAAAATGGAGTCAATAATGTggctcatttcattttcattctctCAGGTCCTTTTTCGTGTTTATTTCCCGCTATCATCGCCAAAATATACAATAGAACTGATTGGATGCATTCAATTCAGATGCTTTTTCTGATCTTTTGAAGCCTcccaaatatttgattttgaactaTTTCTCTAGCAGATGGTCTCCGAGCAGGATTAGCATCCATCATCGTCTGAAGATTAAGCCAGAAAATGTGCAATGAAACAACTAGGTATAAAACTGTGGTTGCATGGTGCCTTGAGGCACACTAGCATTACATTTGAGCTGCTAATCATCAAGAGAGCAAGTTAATATACCTTGATTAAATTCTGGAACTGTATTGAGTGGCTTGGAAGAAGAGGTAGCCTTCCTTCCCTGAGATGGAGAAAATGAGGGCCTGATTCAGGTAAGGGCGACCCCTTCACAAGTTCATATATGGAAGCTCCGAAGGAGAATATGTCAACTTTGTCTAGATTATCATAGTTATCGTTCAGAATTTCTTGGGGCATATAACGTGCATCACCCTCTTCAACTGGCAAGCTTTTATCTATCATAGTTGCACAACCAAAATCACCAAGTTTATAAACTCCCTCttttacataaatattatCTGGCTTTACATCTAAGTGAGCTATGCCTCTACTGTGTATAAACTGCAATGCTTTTGCAATCTGCAAAATGTAAACAATTTTATGATCACAAATCTCCACAAATAAATTCATAGCTTAAGACGGTTGTTCATGAATATCCATGACACACATTCATCAGAACCTTCAAATCACTTCTCCATCGCACAAAAGAAGCAAATGAGGAGGCTTTGGAAATACCTAAGAGGATAAAATTATTCACCTGATACATGACATCTAAAGCTTCTACCTCTGTCAATGATCTGGATAATGTATTGACAGAAAGGCTGTGATCACACAACTCCAACTGGATGTAGAGATGCTCGTTCTCGAACCAAGAACAGTAGTAGGTAACTACATTCTCATGGTACCCTGAAAGAAATATGATTCATATATTAGTTTGAGAATCTCTGCTTTCGCAGATATTTAGGGAAACATTTTGGGCAGCAAACCTAAGGCTGCCAAAGCTTGAACTTCCATCAAAGCCTTCTGCCTGCAAAAAGAggtataaaaataagtatgGTGAACAACAAATCCTTAACCCAGGTAGATGATCATTTAATATTGCACCTTTCTGTTTCCTGATGTAACTGTTTCATGCTAAGTTTCACAGCATACATGCAACCTTCGATCCTCTTCAGAACTTTGAAAACATTATTGAAGTTTCCACTGCCAATTTTCtaataatgataatttcaGTTGAAAATGAATAAGATTTTCAGAATCAGTGAAGACGGGAGAGCAAGGCTATGTTGATCTCCTAACCTCAATTTCATGGAAATCTGTCCGATAGCGTGAAAGGTCGTCACCACCAATACCAGCAGAATAATAACCTGGAGGTAACACATACAAAATGTTACAGAACGACTAGTTTAAACTTGGAAAATAAATCAGTTGGCTTCTAAGATAAATGGTTGCATCACAATGGTAGAAACTTGGAAAATGTTACAGAACGACTAGTTTAAACTTGGAAAATAAATCAGTTGGCTTTCTAAGATAAAAGGTTGCATCACAATGGTATAAACTTGGAAAATATAACACATACAATGTTACAGAACGACTAGTTTAAACTTGGAAAATAAATCAGTTGGCTTTCTAAGATAAAAGGTTGCATCACAATGGTATAAAATGTCCCTCATTcccaataataaaatacaacaAGATGCTTCacttaaatttcaaaaagaaaGGCTACTGAATAACATGTGTGCACCTGCACATTTGGATCTTTGATTGCTAAAAGGATCAGCATAAAAGTCCAAAGCATTCTTGACATATGGATTGTTTAAGCATGGAGGAGGCATAACTCTGCACCGTAAAGCCACTACAGATTGTGAAACATAACCACCACGGCTATTTTGTAACTCAACCGGTGTTCCTGTCTCCATTGCATCAGTCCTCGAAGTATCATTTCCAAGATCTTCACATGGTTGATGACCAATATCAGTTGATCCGAAAAATGTTTTGAGATCAACATCTGGAATAGCAGTCAGCAGTGCACATCAAGCATCAGAAAAATATAGAAGCACATAATTGAGCTCTCATGTCATTCAACAAAAGGACGAGAGAGAAAACATTATTTAATGGAACAGAAACATTTCTTTTCCGATGAGCAAAAGCAGTTATACTGTAGCCTGTTAAAGAACCCAAAATCGCTGTTACAAAAACCATTTAGTTTCTAGGTTGAGCTGTTACCTAAAACCACTACCGCAGCAGGCAATGAGATAATACCCCTATCGAATCTTTGAACTAAATAAGCATTGTGATATTGGGGATTTTGAATCAGAAAAAAGCCCTAATTGGGAggaaatgtcatttttttctttcatttgctttttgtaaataaatctTCAAACATAGTAAAAGGCGCAACATTTCTTCAATGCCAACATTAGAGATTACAGCACTAACCGAGTTTCGGGCGCTTGCTCCTAACAGTCTTAACTTTCTCCGGCGATTTGGGGCATTCAATAGCTTCCTTCAACACAATACAGCGCTACGATATTAGCACCTCAAAACTCGAAACCAACAAATGGACAAAATCATACCTTGCTCCGATCCACGATGCTTCCAACTGGCGGAATCATCTCAGGAGTAATATAATCAGGGGTACtgcaaagaaataaaaaagaaattgaatcaACAAGAGAGCTGGAGAGGCAGAGCAGATAGGGACggaagagagaaaaaccaGAAGAAATCCTGGCTAAGGATGGGATCGAAATCGAGAGGCATTGAGTCGGAATGAGGTGCTTCGGAATCGAGAAGGTTCTGGAAGCGGGAGGGATTAAGCGAGACTTGATCGAGGTGCACCATCAAATGATTGGACAAGCTGCCTTTCACCATCACGCTGCGATTGCGATTGCGATTGCTACCTCTTCGATTTGTTGCTGCGTTCGGAGCTTTTCTACTCATCAACTCTCAGATTTCGGGTTCctgttaaaaaaaaagagggcgaaataaattcaaattcgcGCGCGTTTGCAGAATGGATTGATATAAAAATGCGCCAcccaatattatttttaactaaaaataatatgaatcgAACCACTAATCCAATTTTTTAAGGAAAAGATATACTCCTACAATTCAATctctaacaaaattaataactacTAGTATTTCGATTTGATTCAGTGTACTTTGATTTATTCAGATCACAAATATTTTGTCGACCTCTAGATCCAAGTTGTCTACTTGGTTAAATTAATCTATTAAACCTATTACACATAAACTTACCTAGTATGATGGGTATGATATGATAGGGAcctatacttttattttatttcggAAGAGAGTAGATAATCTTTCCGTATATTATTAGcttatagtattttattatttaattgttatacTTACTCCATTTACTTTCTTGTTTTCCTAGTTCATAGAAGATTTTTTATACCACACACACTGTGGCTTTTAAAGTGATATTGTTTGGCCACTCAAAGTACTGAGTggaatagtaatttttttagatataGAAGTGTATATTGGTGTTTTAGTTAAATCCTTTAAACATAagtatcaatttttaaaagagaACTATTGCTAGATAGAAGTTAATAACTATATTTAAGTGAGTTCTACTTCCagtttaaaaaattctaaattttttagtgattttcaagtagtagtattagtttttgAAACAACTTTCTTCTcgttaaattaattatataaacaattattcatatatactTACTTTACTCGGAGAAATTGAACTGTTATTAGTGAAGATCGGAGAATAagtcttactccctccgtcccaaggtattagatcaactttcctttttgggatattccaacatattagactcatttccttttttagcaaaaagcatctatcttattttattctccacctacttttttctctcttctctcccctactttttccctctctcatactttactctctctactttaactatttaaatatcacttccttaaatcatgtgcccaaaagaagtgagtctaatactccgggacggagggagtatttcatttgagagaaaatattttataaaatagaaactttttatttttaaagaacaaatcaaaatgaaaataatttatactttcGAAAGACAAAGTGGgtgtaaaatatatagtacttttGCGATACACCGAAATATAGTACGACATATCATTATACTTGTTATACTGgaaaaaaatctattatacccaaaatattcaaaaaaaaataattatagtgttCAACTACTTCAAAAAGTCTAAAAGAATTAAACTTCATCACAATTAAGTCTTTTTCATACAGTCATtcgttttaaatttttgcgtaaatataacataaatatatatatatggggaACGTTAAGGTCCTACCACCTCATTAGTGTTAAGCATCAAATATATCACAGCTCTTAGATTAGATGGTTATGATAAGCTAcatatctatacaatatataaaatgggaGTTTTGAGGGTATTTAGggaaatattcttttaaaatagatatttatttgaataaaacttttttttagtaaatattaTACGGTTATATAATGTTAAATCAatgagtaattatttaaagttagTGAGGAGTTATTTAAAGTTAATAGGGAGTTAATGGGTGGTTACATCCGGCAGTTATTAtctatagtaatttatttatatttaccaATAGGTTATTCTTTAAAGGTTTCCTTTGCGTATGTGTGTTTGATTGTATTGATAATACTCTTGGCATTCTTGAATCAGTTGTGTGATTGTAACATTTGTTTCCTCAAGCATTGCAATACCTGTCTGAATCAATTTTGTGATTAAAAATCGTGTCTTGATAAACTGGGCTACATCTTTGAATCAGTTACTTCATGTTGAAGCCGTGTCTTTGAATCAGTTGTCTGAATGAATTACATATGATGAATAGTTGTCCTCTTACACTGGACGcttgtgggattattttatgTGAAACTGGATCTGTTTCCTTACAATTTGTTGTACATTTCCTTGCTTATTGCTTATATTGATTTGATTAGGTTGGTCTGTTCACCTCTTTCTTGGTATCTTAAGCTTCAAGTTTCGCTGCAATCGAAGAATTGTGAAGCTTGACCAAGCAGTGAGGCATTGCTGCAGCCAATCCTTTCTCAAGGGCAAGCCAGGGGGCTGAGGTAAGAATTTTGCATTTGATAACGAAGGACGGATGAGGCTTTGCAATCtacttttaattaatctttGTTGGTTGATATGTTTCAGATGGGGCGGGAGAACTGATCCGATTCAGTTGAATTATCGCAAGTCAAGATTATAGATTCGGGGATAGCCATTCGAAGTCATCCAATCTGAAGAGGAGCTATAATGAATTGATTGGTGTCTGACAGCCCGGTAGGTGTTTTCCTTTCCCCTTGTGGTTTTTCGTATGTGAATTGGAGtatatccaactgatcaggaagagattcccgacccagctgagtcgttggtacgataaccgggacctggcttcaaacaagtttcctcaacccacttctactaattagtataatggaggtaagggtcgaatcccacgaggatggacacgttttgataactgcggtgactttcctgggtgttttggttagctaccacgcttgggttgagattttacctagacacgaattaaaggtggtactctactgactagtaggcgtgaaaatgacagacatgtgggagtattcgtgaaaataggggacaatgtgtctcagaggcatatgaaaagtagacagttactaaaagaggaaaattagacaacaaggtatatctgatggctgggggctttctgacaggtctggatagtacatctgaaaagtagggaacaaaagcaaaagtaacttaaaagtaaagtggttcaaactaaagttgattttgacgttttcttcttcaccaagtattaacagaattcagataaacacaaataccatgactgaacttcagattcacaaattcgaactcaagatccatcgatttaaatgctcaaacttaaattaaacggtGAAACTAcaactttacttctactgactgacatgtaaggtggtaatcacggcgcagaacagaaactcatgcacgaaaacttgactaaacatagctacaactttgaatcaacaactcccgataagaaaacacttagaaattgaaagcaataactaaatctaactttcctaggcagaatgaagcaaactcgaaccaaagtgacatgcgaaatagaaacttcataatgtaAATGTTGGAAgataacaaagtacttcaaaagagcaacaacgatgagtgtttgcaaataaccaacgatgaaaacaagtaaactttaaactaggaaagcgattaagattgtttgtgccactccgggcgatgatactactacactgctacgataactggctggaacggcggactgatgacttctccggcaaactcttggacgtcaagtgaccatggctgtggcgaggaacgagaggtaggataatgctgaaggactgatcttctagagagaattctactaagtgtgttgAGAACCGAGAACTTCTAACCGAACTCTAAGGAACCAACTCTAAGTGCGATCGTcgaactccttctctctctccaagtgacttcttttatagggaggcttgcccttgcttttagggtagacttctcccgcgttttgacctttttgcccttgtcaatgatcatcccagctatcctccttctccatctcgagccttctctctggcatgcatcctggttagtatcgcacccttctggcgcccttttcacttgcgtcacatgaatcgtctcctaccgacttggatcctttaatcctgcacacttaagcaactgttttgcaaataatacatgcatttcacgacatactgaccagtaaccaaggcttagaatacgacttatcagcGTCAGTTAATCAAATTGTGGTGAAAGATAGATGCTTTACAACTTGAATCTAAGTCCATGgtgattgatttatttgaaGTAGTCACAAATTAAAGAGGTTCAAAACTTTGCTTATGATTTTCATCTTTCATATTTAAGATTCAAAACTTTACGTGgtgagaaattaaaagaaacaGAATGCGTTTTCCAGATCCCACACAACCACGTGgtgagaaattaaaagaaacaGAATGAGTTTTCCAGATCCCACACAACCACGAAATCAGATCGTATCACCGCTGGGCCGCCGTTTTGGGCCGGCTCCGACCAACACCAAATGCAACAACATCCCGACGATGGTGGTTAAACGTTCATTTAGTGTATCACATCTTATGCTTTGTTCTACGAATGatcattttaatacatattgattattgattttgtttcttattttattatagttttaGGTGAGGCGGACGGCTTTAAAGATGACAAACGAGTTATTTTACCTATGAGTTCCGTTGAAGAGTGACAAattgtgaagaattgaaggttttagtttaaatgatgagattgattttaatttttaaagttaatgtagtgtataaagaagttttaagatgaataattatccattgtgtttaattttttattgtgatagaaTTTTATCTCCCTACTCcatgattttatgtttaaatattatattatgtgatttgtttcaaatttattatgcttcaatgttgatttgtatagattttttattctcatataacTCATACtgttcattgttaatattgattctaattttgttaaattaatttaaaataaaaaattaatgtattaaaaatatattaatatgtgcATAGCACATGCGTGATACTAGTTAGACTAAAATACCacattattatactaaaatgctacattattttattaaaatggtgtacattattagttaagttacattattagactaataatctacattattagataacATGTGACATTAATCTAATTGTTAGATCACAAGATCCTATTGATAACaagtgttttgattttgaacagTATTTGCATGTTGAAAATGAATACATCATGTAATAATCAATTGGTATACCGGTATACCACGGTATACCGAAGCGTCGGAATATATCGACGATACGGTATACCGTAGATTCGGTATACCTCGGTGTAGGAAATCTAATATCGTTACTGTACTGAATCTCTCGGTACgatatcataccgtaccgaaaactacggtataccgaaaaatcggtattttcggtattttttcggtacgataagtCCGGTATTCTGGTATTTCGGTATAATTCCCCACCCCTACTTCTGACCCACCTTTATTTCCCCAAAATGTCACACAGGGCATATCAgtctttctatttatttagcatttattttagcatataaaatttggtaaaattaatgaattaatatacTTACGGATTCTAATTATCATACTCTATTATATGATTTACGGTTTTatttagagaaaaatatttataaaaacatatctaactaaaataaacacataaatcaTTCATATGATAACTAGCTGGTAAGatacataaaattgataaGCATTTTAATTTAGTCGAGtcctttcattttctgcactcgttttagaaaaatgatataaatagttaaagtttaaaaaaagtaaagtaagagagagaataatgtagataagactcttatctatcttattttgtcacttactttactctctctttccattttacctatttattatgatttttccaaaacgagtgcagaaaataaaatgactcaactaccgcGGAACAGAGggaataataaaaaggaaaattttttTTGCGCCATTTGCTGCATTGATGGGGAATTAAAGAAATAgttagagagatgaagaacaGAGAAATATTTTTCAGCGCATACATACgaattttgataaattcaaACAAGAATATAAAGTTTTTTtgagaaaagagagaagatgagagaagtcataaataatgataaaattgagaaaGCCTAACACACTCTTGGAATGACATTTAGGTTAAAGTGAGGGAAAAAATGGCATAAAAGACTCAAaatagtgttttttttaaatgatataatacACATACGTAGAGGNNNNNNNNNNNNNNNNNNNNNNNNNNNNNNNNNNNNNNNNNNNNNNNNNNNNNNNNNNNNNNNNNNNNNNNNNNNNNNNNNNNNNNNNNNNNNNNNNNNNAAACTTAGttcgtaattatcgcttagatatttaagttatggtttttcattaattatccttgCCTTAGTGCAGATTAAaggcttaattaaattctgttggtatttaattgactggataattaaatcttttataatcttttaaacatcttattaaaggataatatattaattactaaagtttaatccatattcatgtcttctataagatttatctaaaataattaattatttatatcttttacggacatgaataaataaacttaaattaataccttattaagattgggaagagaatatattttattatttaatgaaatcctacatatctatccttattaggattctagatatataatataattaggaaactattaaattattcttgtcCACATCATCTAGGAATAAAAGATATCCATAGATATGgtcaataatctaaatattcctaaaatctagggaaatctttccaaaatattttatttccattaaataataatattttaatgatatctattaatttaggaattaaataatcattaaaattaatatttcatcgTTATCTCATCGTACGAGGTTGGCACGTACGACGAACGACGAAAAATCACCGGAGTCGATCCACCGGAACGGCGAGTACGCCGTCCAGCCGCTCCGGCAGCCCGCGACATGCGCGGCTGGTCCCGACTTCTCCCATTGCGGCGCCAACGCGCCGCTAAACTCCCTTCGTCGACGTCGGCCTCTACGCGGCGAAAGCCGCGCCGCTCCGGCGACTTCCCACCATCGCCTGCGACATGCTGCCGGGTCGCAGCGGCCACCGCACATGGCAGAGCCGCTCCCAACCGGCGTCGCGCGACCTGGGTCGAAATTGGGTTAGGGTtaggttagggttagggtttcttGGTCTGAAGAAAACCGTCGCTGCTCTCGAACGAGCAGCGGCTTCCGTCTTCCTCTGTGACAGTCGATCGCCGCCTGAGTTGAGGAGCAGCCGTCGCGGTCTTGCCGGCGGCGCGGACGAGCCCATGCTCGTATTCGCGTCGCCGCATGATCGCGCCCTAGCTCCCACTCGATCGGCCGTGAGTGCTCGGagaccgccggttccggtggTCACGCCGGCGGCGCACACGAGTCCACTCTCGTCCATGCGTCGCCGGTCGGTCACCGCCCTTTCTCCCACTCGCTCGACAACCCCAATCAGATCGCATATCGCGCGATTCGTCTCGGCGCAAGCGCCGACGAATCGCACGTCTCGTGCGTTCCTAAAATTTGAGTTCTTTGTTTCGATAgttcttgagttcatcatgcataataatataacaactaaaaacaagaacatgcttcgaaaacaaaaacgcatgcatacatgaatttcgtgaaatttaaatccaaataatcagagccaaagactggctctgataccaattgaaggaactggcagcggaagcgctcacataaatcaattacaaataattcagatctatttagcggattatttagacaaattctattcgcgtaattatcacatgtatcatgctcataactcaaataataacatgttttaaattaattgaaacctagaacatgcttttctaaggttcagccattataccttgatgattctccaaagaatcgaagatggctagcgccttctccacgtgaagatcttttagtacaaaaccacggatcttctgactggttcccggactgtgaactgatatcagggtgggctgatctcaccagcgcactaggacttaaatagagaagacagaaatcctttcccacGGAGGAGAAGAATTCGACCACCACTTAGGAGAgggggggccgaaaattttagagtaaaaaaaattattattctgtctcctttattctcctatttataataagtcacatattgggcccagacagggatctatggaaggctttggatatgggctcctccaattagctttttactaattaaattaaacccaatttaatataagcttaaaattggaatattacgagcagccactacagaagtaatactgcactccccatccaaatccgaaattataagtacttcgggtttccattactttatatttatttcccgcgcttaagattgaaacatccattaattaattattgtctgctatggacttaattaattaatatcatatttattccaagagaggactcagcaagaaaatattatttattattcatagagtaattaaactccaactagctaggttccgaataataaaaccttatttcaagcttctcttgaggatgttatcaaacgagactcacctcgcgcacgatttaacataatagcaatcctagcaccgctagatattaatcaccactacccaatataccaggcttattgggttgcgaaaaacccgcaccatttggtaagtcaaagtagtgcataatcaataccgtatgctcaatgc
The nucleotide sequence above comes from Salvia hispanica cultivar TCC Black 2014 chromosome 5, UniMelb_Shisp_WGS_1.0, whole genome shotgun sequence. Encoded proteins:
- the LOC125190452 gene encoding wee1-like protein kinase; amino-acid sequence: MSRKAPNAATNRRGSNRNRNRSVMVKGSLSNHLMVHLDQVSLNPSRFQNLLDSEAPHSDSMPLDFDPILSQDFFCTPDYITPEMIPPVGSIVDRSKEAIECPKSPEKVKTVRSKRPKLDVDLKTFFGSTDIGHQPCEDLGNDTSRTDAMETGTPVELQNSRGGYVSQSVVALRCRVMPPPCLNNPYVKNALDFYADPFSNQRSKCAGYYSAGIGGDDLSRYRTDFHEIEKIGSGNFNNVFKVLKRIEGCMYAVKLSMKQLHQETERQKALMEVQALAALGYHENVVTYYCSWFENEHLYIQLELCDHSLSVNTLSRSLTEVEALDVMYQIAKALQFIHSRGIAHLDVKPDNIYVKEGVYKLGDFGCATMIDKSLPVEEGDARYMPQEILNDNYDNLDKVDIFSFGASIYELVKGSPLPESGPHFLHLREGRLPLLPSHSIQFQNLIKTMMDANPARRPSAREIVQNQIFGRLQKIRKSI